In a genomic window of Alteromonas gilva:
- a CDS encoding AraC family transcriptional regulator gives MTNPNLQPNQNPITGVLHSNESAKQYNLRRYYPPAQLNHLVEQFWFVDWQLPDGHGHTQQNLPDPNFHLVIDKGVARLLGPVSKVYAYPMHGTGRILGVKFNIGALASLLTAPVTEYVDKEIPAAGCFGSNTDRLVAQLADAPDDEAMLATLHHFLRPFDSPPDPALLHTAEMLELIKHNSGISTVALLSQYSGYSVRTLQRNFQHYVGLSPKWLVRKYRLHDALASLEDRRTSIADVVALLDYSDQSHLIRDFKTMLGVTPGSYTKA, from the coding sequence ATGACAAACCCCAATTTGCAACCTAATCAAAACCCAATAACCGGCGTGTTGCACAGCAACGAGAGCGCAAAGCAATATAACCTGCGACGCTATTATCCGCCGGCACAGCTTAACCATCTGGTTGAGCAATTTTGGTTTGTCGATTGGCAACTCCCTGACGGCCATGGGCATACACAGCAAAACCTGCCGGATCCTAATTTTCACTTAGTTATCGACAAGGGCGTGGCCAGGCTGCTTGGCCCGGTCAGCAAAGTGTATGCGTATCCTATGCACGGCACCGGCAGAATCCTGGGGGTAAAGTTTAACATTGGCGCGTTGGCCAGCTTGCTCACGGCGCCAGTCACTGAGTACGTGGATAAAGAAATTCCCGCCGCCGGATGTTTTGGGTCTAACACAGACAGGTTAGTTGCGCAGCTTGCTGACGCGCCGGATGATGAGGCAATGCTGGCAACCCTGCACCACTTTTTAAGGCCTTTTGACTCACCACCTGACCCGGCGCTGTTACACACCGCCGAAATGCTCGAATTGATAAAACATAATAGCGGGATATCAACGGTGGCGCTCTTGTCGCAATATTCCGGCTATTCGGTAAGAACCCTGCAGCGTAATTTTCAGCACTATGTAGGGCTGTCGCCCAAGTGGTTGGTCAGAAAGTATCGTCTGCACGACGCCCTGGCATCACTGGAGGACCGTCGAACCAGTATCGCCGATGTAGTGGCATTGCTGGATTACAGCGATCAGTCCCACCTTATTCGGGATTTTAAAACCATGCTGGGAGTAACGCCTGGTAGCTATACAAAAGCCTGA
- a CDS encoding NADPH-dependent FMN reductase → MKIVAYGASTSSTSINKALATYTAGLVEDAEVKVLDINDYDVPMFSEDKEKEIGQAEGAQAFLNDLAEADAFVISFAEHNGHYPAAYKNLFDWATRIDRAVFKDKPAVYLGTSPGPTGAKSVLAAAEGSAPYFGGNVKATVSVPAFYDKFDLETGKPKDDALIAELTAAVAKLAE, encoded by the coding sequence ATGAAAATCGTTGCATATGGCGCGAGCACAAGTTCGACATCAATCAATAAAGCACTGGCAACTTATACGGCCGGTCTGGTTGAAGACGCTGAAGTCAAAGTACTGGACATTAACGACTACGATGTACCGATGTTCAGTGAAGATAAAGAAAAGGAAATTGGCCAGGCTGAAGGCGCGCAGGCGTTCTTAAATGATCTCGCTGAAGCAGATGCCTTTGTAATCTCGTTTGCTGAGCACAACGGCCACTACCCGGCCGCATACAAAAACCTGTTCGACTGGGCAACGCGTATTGATCGCGCAGTATTTAAAGATAAGCCTGCGGTATATCTGGGAACTTCTCCGGGCCCAACTGGTGCCAAATCAGTACTGGCCGCAGCGGAAGGTTCAGCGCCGTATTTTGGCGGTAATGTAAAAGCGACGGTTTCGGTACCGGCATTTTACGACAAGTTTGACCTCGAAACGGGCAAACCAAAAGACGATGCACTGATTGCCGAACTAACAGCCGCGGTTGCCAAGCTCGCTGAATAA
- a CDS encoding NAD(P) transhydrogenase subunit alpha, whose protein sequence is MKLLVLNEAKHAADASFVERRCAVTPATVLRLTRMGLTVMVDTGAGALSGYSDTAYTDQGATIVDVADTLPAADIVLYVNRPLPTHLEQFKPNTLVIGHIDPFFQQELVENMAGKGLSTLSVEMIPRSSRAQKMDALSSQASLAGYVMMMQAANKLPSILPMMMTPSGTIKPAKVFIIGAGVAGLQAIATAKRLGASVLAYDTRPVVAEQVESLGGKFLKIDIGETGQTKDGYAKELTDEQKARLQDAQRDAIADSDIVITTAQLFGRKPPVLISKQTLALMKPGSVVVDMAAQSGGNVEGSVPGEVVNVEGVTVIGTGHWSQCVARDATDMYANNLLNLIDEFFDTDSKQFVLNLEDEILAQSVITHGGEITNSMLNNAYTGG, encoded by the coding sequence TTGAAACTCTTAGTTTTAAATGAAGCAAAACACGCTGCTGATGCCAGTTTTGTTGAGCGGCGTTGCGCTGTCACGCCCGCTACTGTGCTACGGTTAACCCGGATGGGCCTGACCGTAATGGTCGATACAGGCGCCGGTGCATTATCAGGTTATTCTGATACTGCGTATACCGATCAAGGGGCCACCATTGTCGATGTTGCCGATACGCTGCCTGCAGCAGATATTGTGCTGTACGTAAATCGACCGCTTCCCACACACCTTGAACAATTCAAACCTAACACGCTGGTGATTGGTCATATCGATCCGTTCTTTCAGCAAGAGCTGGTTGAAAACATGGCTGGAAAAGGACTGTCGACGCTGTCGGTCGAAATGATTCCGCGTTCTTCACGGGCGCAAAAAATGGATGCCTTAAGCTCCCAGGCCAGCCTGGCTGGCTATGTGATGATGATGCAGGCAGCCAATAAACTGCCCAGTATTTTACCCATGATGATGACGCCTTCCGGCACCATTAAACCGGCCAAAGTATTTATTATTGGCGCCGGGGTGGCGGGTTTGCAGGCCATCGCCACCGCAAAACGCCTGGGCGCCAGTGTGCTCGCTTATGATACCCGTCCGGTCGTGGCCGAGCAGGTCGAATCCTTGGGCGGTAAGTTTCTAAAAATCGACATTGGTGAAACCGGTCAAACCAAAGACGGCTATGCCAAAGAGCTCACCGATGAGCAAAAGGCCAGGTTACAGGACGCCCAGCGTGATGCCATTGCCGACTCGGATATTGTGATCACCACAGCCCAGTTATTTGGTCGTAAGCCGCCAGTGTTAATTTCTAAACAAACTCTGGCGTTAATGAAACCGGGCAGTGTGGTGGTCGATATGGCTGCTCAGTCTGGCGGCAATGTAGAGGGCTCGGTACCCGGTGAGGTGGTTAATGTTGAAGGGGTTACCGTAATTGGTACGGGGCACTGGAGTCAGTGTGTGGCCCGCGATGCCACCGATATGTATGCCAATAACCTGTTAAATCTTATTGACGAGTTCTTCGATACCGACAGCAAGCAGTTTGTACTCAACCTCGAAGACGAAATTTTAGCGCAGAGCGTGATTACTCACGGCGGTGAAATCACCAACAGCATGCTTAACAACGCATACACAGGAGGCTAA
- a CDS encoding NAD(P) transhydrogenase subunit alpha, translated as METIYLIFIVLLAAFLGFELIRKVPATLHTPLMSGSNAISGVTLVGALVASGADNDVLTTVLGTAAVALASINVVGGYMVTDRMLGMFKKKGK; from the coding sequence ATGGAAACTATTTATCTGATTTTTATTGTTTTACTCGCCGCCTTTTTGGGATTCGAACTTATTCGTAAAGTACCGGCCACACTGCATACGCCGCTTATGTCGGGCTCTAATGCAATTTCCGGCGTAACGCTGGTGGGCGCACTTGTGGCCTCTGGTGCCGATAACGACGTGCTAACAACGGTGCTGGGTACGGCAGCTGTCGCGCTGGCCAGTATCAACGTGGTAGGCGGGTATATGGTGACCGATCGTATGCTCGGTATGTTTAAGAAAAAAGGTAAGTAA
- a CDS encoding NAD(P)(+) transhydrogenase (Re/Si-specific) subunit beta, producing the protein MSSNALIINLAYVLATTLFVVGLKLLSHPSSARKGNLVSAVGMFIAVVVTLIDQQIISYHWILLGFVLGGAYGAWKAKTVEMTQMPEMVSLFNGFGGAASLILGWATVSGMSTIALATTEELLFVTVFLTILIGGITFSGSLIAWGKLSGKLSSKAFIFTGLRELSIVHIVAFFVVGYLFATDPANPLWLYVSIALALSFGIWATISIGGADMPVVIALLNSYSGVAACAAGLAVSNTILIVTGLLVGASGLILTNIMCKAMNRSLMNVLLSGFAKPVEMGEAIQGEVKIMSAQDAFYVLEAAQSVLVVPGYGMAVAQAQHAVREMQSLLEENNCTVEYAIHPVAGRMPGHMNVLLAEADVPYDQLCEMDDVNPRMENYDVVIVIGANDVVNPAAKEMKGSPIYGMPVIEVYRAKTVFVLKRSANAGFAGVDNPLFFKDNTRMVLGDAKETINSIIREFGDD; encoded by the coding sequence ATGAGTTCTAATGCATTGATCATTAATCTTGCCTATGTACTGGCAACCACGTTATTTGTTGTTGGCTTAAAGCTGTTAAGCCATCCCTCATCGGCACGTAAAGGCAATCTGGTCTCTGCCGTGGGTATGTTTATCGCCGTCGTGGTGACACTCATTGACCAGCAGATCATCAGTTATCACTGGATACTTCTGGGGTTTGTCCTGGGCGGTGCCTACGGTGCCTGGAAAGCCAAAACTGTCGAAATGACTCAGATGCCAGAGATGGTATCGCTGTTTAATGGCTTTGGTGGTGCTGCCTCCTTAATCCTGGGCTGGGCGACGGTATCGGGCATGAGTACTATCGCGCTGGCAACCACCGAAGAGCTGCTGTTTGTGACCGTCTTCTTAACCATTCTTATTGGCGGCATTACCTTCTCAGGCTCGTTGATTGCCTGGGGTAAACTGTCAGGTAAGTTATCTTCTAAGGCGTTTATTTTTACCGGCCTGCGTGAGCTGAGTATTGTTCATATTGTGGCATTCTTTGTAGTGGGCTATTTGTTTGCCACCGATCCGGCTAACCCGCTGTGGTTGTATGTGTCGATTGCGCTGGCACTCAGCTTTGGTATTTGGGCGACCATTTCCATTGGTGGTGCGGATATGCCGGTGGTTATTGCGCTGCTAAACTCATATTCCGGTGTGGCAGCCTGTGCGGCAGGCCTGGCGGTGAGCAATACTATTTTGATTGTGACCGGGTTACTGGTCGGGGCGTCAGGGCTGATTCTGACTAATATTATGTGTAAGGCCATGAATCGCTCGTTAATGAACGTTCTGCTGTCGGGTTTTGCAAAACCGGTGGAAATGGGTGAAGCCATCCAGGGCGAAGTCAAAATCATGTCGGCGCAGGATGCTTTCTATGTGCTTGAGGCGGCTCAGTCAGTGCTGGTGGTACCCGGCTATGGTATGGCTGTTGCTCAGGCGCAACATGCGGTGCGTGAAATGCAGTCGCTACTGGAAGAAAACAATTGTACGGTAGAGTATGCCATTCATCCGGTAGCCGGACGCATGCCCGGTCACATGAACGTGTTGCTCGCTGAAGCCGATGTACCTTACGATCAGTTATGCGAAATGGATGATGTGAATCCGCGTATGGAGAACTACGATGTGGTCATTGTTATCGGTGCCAATGACGTAGTGAACCCGGCCGCAAAAGAAATGAAAGGCAGCCCTATCTACGGCATGCCGGTGATCGAAGTCTATCGGGCCAAAACCGTCTTTGTGCTCAAACGTTCGGCCAATGCAGGCTTTGCTGGTGTAGATAATCCACTGTTTTTCAAAGATAATACTCGCATGGTGCTGGGCGACGCCAAAGAAACCATTAACAGTATTATTCGTGAATTTGGCGACGATTAA
- the glpK gene encoding glycerol kinase GlpK — translation MTSKTNSNRAYLAIDQGTTSSRAIVFTAEFEMAYTAQQEFAQYYPRNGWVEQDPEELWQSVLAVTREALAAARQQGLQVTHIGIVNQRETTLVWHRDSGKPVYNAIVWQDRRTSQYCRSLSAHEDMVQQKTGLRLDPYFSASKLRWILDNVDGANALAQNEKLLFGTVDSWLIWRLTGGEVHATDVTNASRTSLYNIGENCWDNALLALFGIPPAMLPEVKDCAADFGMTAPDILPESLPISGVAGDQQAAMIGQGCVQPGNVKATYGTGCFALVNTGADCPVSQSGLLTTIAYRLHGQTHYAIEGAIFVAGAAVQWLRDGLGLIAKAADSEAIASQVGNEHGLVVVPAFTGLGAPHWQPDARGAIYGITRATSADDIVRATLESVCFQTHDLLTAMSQSGVTPTGLKVDGGMVANEWFCQFLADTLNVPVVRPHIMETTALGAALLAAMQAGDIAGLNDLATATPCQKTFTPTANSDRETQLVRWQKAVQATLLMAQ, via the coding sequence ATGACCAGCAAAACCAACAGCAATCGCGCATACCTGGCTATTGATCAGGGCACAACGTCGTCCAGAGCCATTGTATTTACCGCTGAGTTTGAGATGGCTTACACAGCGCAGCAGGAGTTTGCCCAATATTACCCCCGCAATGGTTGGGTAGAGCAGGATCCTGAAGAGCTCTGGCAGTCGGTGCTGGCAGTGACTCGCGAGGCGTTGGCGGCCGCCCGTCAACAGGGATTACAGGTTACCCATATTGGCATTGTTAATCAGCGCGAGACCACACTGGTGTGGCACCGCGACAGCGGCAAACCGGTTTATAACGCCATTGTATGGCAGGACCGGCGCACCAGTCAGTACTGTCGCAGCCTGTCTGCCCATGAAGACATGGTTCAGCAAAAAACCGGCTTACGTTTAGATCCCTACTTTTCAGCCAGTAAATTACGCTGGATCCTCGATAACGTTGACGGTGCGAACGCCCTTGCCCAGAACGAAAAATTACTGTTTGGTACCGTTGACAGCTGGCTAATCTGGCGGCTCACAGGCGGAGAGGTCCATGCCACCGATGTCACCAACGCCAGTCGCACCAGCCTGTACAATATTGGTGAAAATTGCTGGGATAACGCCCTGCTGGCATTGTTTGGCATTCCGCCCGCCATGCTGCCGGAGGTAAAAGACTGCGCAGCCGATTTTGGCATGACCGCGCCGGATATATTACCGGAAAGCCTACCCATAAGCGGTGTTGCAGGCGACCAACAGGCTGCCATGATAGGTCAGGGCTGCGTACAGCCGGGGAACGTAAAAGCCACTTACGGGACCGGCTGCTTTGCCCTGGTGAACACCGGAGCGGATTGTCCTGTGAGTCAGTCGGGATTACTAACTACCATAGCTTACCGCTTGCATGGGCAAACACACTATGCCATTGAGGGCGCCATTTTTGTGGCTGGCGCCGCCGTGCAATGGCTGCGTGACGGACTTGGCCTGATAGCCAAAGCGGCAGATAGCGAAGCCATTGCCAGTCAGGTGGGTAATGAGCACGGTTTGGTGGTGGTACCGGCCTTTACCGGCCTGGGCGCGCCGCACTGGCAGCCCGACGCCCGGGGCGCCATTTATGGTATTACCCGTGCCACCAGCGCCGACGATATTGTGCGGGCAACCCTGGAATCGGTATGTTTTCAAACCCATGATTTACTCACTGCGATGAGTCAGTCGGGGGTTACGCCCACGGGGTTGAAAGTAGATGGCGGCATGGTAGCCAACGAGTGGTTTTGCCAGTTTTTAGCCGATACCCTGAATGTACCTGTAGTGCGGCCTCACATCATGGAAACCACAGCGCTTGGCGCTGCGCTGCTTGCCGCGATGCAAGCCGGTGACATTGCCGGCTTAAACGACTTAGCTACCGCTACCCCCTGCCAAAAAACCTTCACACCTACCGCTAACAGCGATCGTGAAACTCAGCTTGTACGCTGGCAGAAGGCCGTACAGGCAACATTGCTAATGGCGCAATAG
- a CDS encoding glutaredoxin — MSRTAVLYRMVTPEHICPFGLRSKDLLERKGYKVEDHHLSDRQEKDKFKQQHNVETTPQTFIDDERIGGYDDLREYFGKGEAGQTGTTYTPVIAIFAVAALMTLGWLFGAGESLLSMRSLLLFIAVSMTLLAVQKLKDLYSFTQSFITYDLLAMRWLRYGYLYPFLEAYVGIAMIAQLPAWWVAPVSLLIGSVGAVSVFKAVYVDKRELTCACVGGDSNVPLGFVSLSENLFMIAAGVLMLAM, encoded by the coding sequence ATGAGTAGAACAGCTGTGCTGTATCGAATGGTCACCCCTGAACACATCTGCCCGTTTGGGCTGCGTTCCAAGGATTTGTTGGAGCGCAAAGGGTATAAGGTTGAGGATCATCATCTTAGCGACCGCCAGGAAAAGGATAAGTTTAAACAACAGCATAACGTTGAAACCACTCCACAAACCTTTATTGATGATGAGCGTATCGGCGGTTATGACGATCTCAGAGAATACTTTGGTAAAGGTGAAGCCGGGCAAACGGGCACCACTTACACGCCGGTGATCGCTATTTTTGCGGTTGCCGCACTGATGACCCTCGGCTGGCTGTTCGGCGCCGGAGAGTCATTATTGTCGATGCGCTCGCTGCTACTGTTTATTGCGGTGTCGATGACACTGCTGGCAGTGCAAAAACTCAAAGATCTCTATAGCTTTACCCAGTCATTTATTACCTACGATTTACTGGCCATGCGCTGGCTGCGTTACGGATACCTGTACCCGTTTCTGGAAGCTTATGTGGGTATCGCCATGATTGCCCAGCTGCCAGCATGGTGGGTGGCACCGGTTTCGTTACTGATAGGCTCGGTGGGTGCTGTTTCGGTGTTTAAAGCGGTCTACGTGGACAAACGCGAACTAACCTGTGCCTGCGTGGGTGGCGACAGTAATGTGCCCTTAGGTTTCGTCTCGTTGTCAGAAAATCTGTTTATGATTGCAGCCGGTGTGCTGATGTTAGCGATGTGA
- a CDS encoding Lrp/AsnC family transcriptional regulator, whose protein sequence is MAKRTLKLDEYNKKILATVHKEADLSNQELAERVGLSPSACFQRKKALQEAGYFFNFHTEMDLDRICQHVLAYVEIYLHSNTEPHKSAFENAIQAIPEFMDCLRISGDIDYISFTCFPDLATLKATCDELSSRPELGIRRLDIRPVLERTKWYLGYPLEKLNWLE, encoded by the coding sequence GTGGCGAAACGCACTCTCAAACTGGACGAATACAATAAAAAAATACTGGCGACGGTACACAAGGAAGCGGACTTGTCGAACCAGGAACTGGCTGAGCGCGTAGGCTTATCGCCAAGCGCGTGCTTTCAGCGCAAAAAAGCGCTGCAGGAAGCGGGCTACTTTTTTAATTTTCATACCGAAATGGATCTGGACAGGATTTGCCAGCACGTTCTTGCTTACGTCGAAATTTATCTGCACAGCAACACGGAACCCCACAAGTCGGCCTTTGAGAACGCCATTCAAGCCATTCCGGAATTTATGGATTGTTTGCGGATTAGCGGCGACATAGACTATATCTCGTTTACCTGTTTTCCTGATCTGGCCACGCTAAAAGCCACCTGTGATGAACTCAGCAGCCGCCCGGAGCTGGGCATTCGCCGCCTCGACATTCGCCCTGTGCTGGAACGAACCAAATGGTATCTTGGTTACCCGCTGGAAAAACTCAACTGGCTGGAGTAG
- a CDS encoding purine-cytosine permease family protein, whose translation MEQPYATDTSPVDGHHKVNWPRVAAVSAMVSFSIPTFVTGIELFAALSWQQGLIAMVIGALLLTVIGGIMGDIGAATGKNSYLLVQQTFGKQGAAVLNVLFALSLVGWFGVNLDLFSASVLRVAASSALPVPSATVVEGIAGVCMIMTTVVGFKMINRLSVLLVPVMMCFAAWMGWMSLQETAAPASLPLTDIATTYTISDGVNMIVGVIIIGAIILPDITRFSRQRRGGIYTAFWSYLVAQSLVLLIAANAADSFHSHDIIEIIMALGLGSAALLIVVAGSWVLNSLNLYSAELAISANLPTQGNRWVTLALGVLGMLAAFGNILDYFITFLAVLTALFIPVAGIIALDIHWLNRRDDAASKPVPGSLNKGAACAWAAGAIVAICDQLTTLPSLTTISAIDAMLLSALVYGLWGKISQPGNRG comes from the coding sequence TTGGAACAACCATACGCTACCGATACATCCCCGGTCGACGGGCACCATAAAGTTAACTGGCCGCGGGTTGCTGCGGTGTCGGCAATGGTCAGCTTTTCGATTCCGACATTTGTTACCGGTATTGAGTTATTCGCAGCGCTGTCCTGGCAACAGGGACTAATAGCGATGGTGATTGGCGCGCTGCTGCTCACGGTCATTGGCGGGATCATGGGCGATATTGGCGCCGCGACCGGTAAAAACTCTTATCTGCTGGTGCAGCAAACATTTGGTAAGCAAGGCGCCGCCGTGCTCAATGTATTATTCGCGCTGTCGCTGGTAGGTTGGTTTGGGGTTAATCTCGACTTGTTTTCAGCGTCGGTATTGCGCGTTGCAGCAAGCTCTGCACTGCCGGTGCCATCAGCAACAGTCGTAGAAGGCATTGCCGGTGTATGCATGATTATGACGACCGTGGTTGGCTTTAAAATGATCAACCGGCTGTCGGTATTATTGGTGCCGGTGATGATGTGTTTTGCCGCCTGGATGGGGTGGATGTCGCTTCAGGAGACAGCCGCGCCAGCAAGTTTACCGCTTACCGACATCGCAACCACGTACACCATTTCTGATGGGGTGAATATGATTGTCGGTGTGATCATCATTGGCGCGATTATTTTACCGGACATTACCCGTTTCAGCCGCCAGCGACGGGGCGGAATATATACCGCCTTCTGGTCGTATCTGGTGGCGCAGTCGCTGGTATTGCTGATTGCCGCCAATGCAGCTGATAGTTTTCATAGTCATGACATTATCGAGATTATCATGGCCTTAGGGTTAGGCAGCGCCGCCCTGCTTATTGTGGTTGCCGGAAGTTGGGTACTTAATTCGCTCAATTTGTACAGTGCTGAGCTGGCTATCAGCGCTAATTTACCCACCCAGGGGAATCGCTGGGTCACGCTGGCGTTGGGTGTACTGGGGATGCTGGCGGCGTTTGGCAATATTCTGGATTATTTTATTACTTTTCTGGCGGTATTAACGGCGTTGTTTATTCCTGTGGCAGGCATTATCGCGCTCGATATTCACTGGTTGAATCGCCGCGATGACGCTGCCAGTAAGCCTGTGCCGGGGTCGCTTAACAAGGGCGCGGCCTGCGCCTGGGCCGCCGGCGCCATCGTGGCGATTTGTGATCAGTTAACCACGCTGCCCTCGCTCACCACTATTTCGGCGATTGATGCGATGTTGCTGTCGGCGTTGGTCTATGGGCTATGGGGAAAGATTTCGCAACCGGGCAACAGGGGGTAA
- a CDS encoding hydantoinase/oxoprolinase family protein, translating into MRIGIDVGGTHTDAVLLSDNTVLASIKTLTTADVTGGVFNALGSLLTQSGYAAADIDTLMIGTTQFTNAVVERKFLAPVGIIRLALPSGKGCPPLTDWPADLAGAVGGNVYVCHGGFLYDGNPLAPVNSAEIDKVIADINQRGIRCVAISSPFSTMNPGPEEWVRERVLKAIPDVRVTLSHQLGSLGLLERENSAILNASLLPFADTVVSALQQALRQHNFNCPVYISQNDGTLMSTRFVRQFPALTFASGPTNSLRGAYKLTDTTDAIVVDIGGTTSDIGVLQRGFPRESGSVVDVGGVRTNFRMPDIRAVGLGGGSLVSADGSTVGPQSCGRELVTEALVFGGNTLTVTDIAVASGAVSLGDPTRLANVPRATVNNAAARIQQLLNSNIEMMKPNAKPVPVILVGGGAVIIKGDLPAASVTLRPEHAGVANAIGAAIAQVGGESESLQSYRSQSREAAIEQVKQAAISRAVAAGAQPDTLRVVDIEETDVPYMDDGITRVRVKVVGELGSPGNPLTGER; encoded by the coding sequence GTGCGAATTGGAATTGATGTTGGCGGCACGCACACCGACGCCGTCTTACTCAGCGATAACACCGTGTTGGCGTCGATTAAAACCCTCACCACGGCAGATGTCACCGGCGGGGTGTTTAACGCATTAGGATCATTACTGACACAAAGCGGTTATGCCGCGGCTGATATCGACACCCTGATGATTGGCACGACTCAGTTTACCAATGCGGTGGTTGAGCGTAAGTTTCTTGCACCGGTTGGCATTATCCGCCTTGCGCTGCCAAGTGGTAAAGGGTGCCCGCCACTGACCGACTGGCCTGCTGATTTAGCCGGTGCAGTGGGTGGAAATGTGTATGTTTGTCATGGCGGGTTTCTTTACGATGGTAACCCGCTTGCGCCGGTGAACAGCGCCGAAATTGACAAGGTTATTGCCGATATCAATCAACGGGGTATTCGCTGTGTGGCGATATCATCGCCTTTTTCCACTATGAACCCCGGCCCGGAAGAATGGGTCAGAGAGCGGGTGCTTAAGGCTATCCCGGATGTGCGGGTCACGCTGTCGCATCAGTTAGGCAGCCTCGGCTTACTAGAGCGGGAAAATTCCGCCATCCTCAATGCGTCGTTACTGCCGTTTGCTGACACCGTGGTGAGCGCTCTTCAACAAGCACTCCGCCAGCATAATTTTAACTGCCCGGTATATATCAGCCAGAATGACGGCACGTTAATGAGCACCCGCTTTGTGCGCCAGTTTCCGGCCCTTACCTTTGCCTCCGGGCCGACCAATTCGTTACGCGGCGCCTATAAACTTACCGATACTACAGACGCCATTGTCGTGGATATTGGCGGTACTACCTCCGACATCGGGGTGTTGCAGCGCGGTTTTCCCCGCGAGTCTGGCAGTGTCGTTGATGTAGGCGGCGTACGAACCAATTTCAGGATGCCCGACATCCGCGCCGTAGGCCTCGGCGGTGGCAGTCTGGTAAGTGCTGACGGGTCAACGGTTGGGCCGCAATCCTGCGGCCGTGAACTGGTCACTGAAGCGCTGGTATTTGGCGGTAACACGTTAACCGTTACCGATATTGCGGTGGCCAGTGGGGCGGTCAGCCTTGGCGATCCGACCAGGCTGGCCAATGTACCCAGGGCCACCGTTAACAATGCCGCGGCGCGCATTCAACAACTGCTCAATAGCAATATTGAAATGATGAAACCAAACGCCAAGCCGGTACCGGTGATTCTGGTGGGCGGTGGCGCGGTTATCATCAAGGGTGATTTACCCGCGGCGTCAGTCACACTGCGCCCGGAACATGCCGGTGTGGCCAATGCTATTGGTGCCGCCATTGCTCAGGTTGGCGGCGAGTCCGAATCGTTACAATCATACCGCAGCCAGTCTCGGGAGGCCGCCATCGAACAGGTTAAACAGGCTGCTATCAGCCGTGCTGTGGCGGCCGGCGCTCAGCCTGACACCCTGCGAGTGGTGGATATTGAAGAAACCGACGTCCCCTATATGGATGATGGTATCACCCGGGTACGGGTAAAAGTTGTGGGGGAGCTGGGGTCGCCCGGTAACCCGCTAACAGGAGAGCGGTAA